In one window of Pseudobdellovibrionaceae bacterium DNA:
- a CDS encoding SpoIIE family protein phosphatase, producing MSNISLKLKLMMMLVLLTTIMLVVYGWLAIVDFRRDKIAYVFDANLSHSRSTAIQIRSELDFAVDKINFYLRGFNSQKVTFHPYAQSMFTSDSLLQGLWVFQPNSQSQQYVEATKILQDGLPVTTEQLSEPFNFLTQEALANKISLRILPEVPGHWLLGLRVALAGQAEPVVVISYVNKGGFIESFAQGQMQDSFIVRDTAERVVSPIHWTYDLPESAVDGAINAILDKLAGPEVISTYQAKGSKEKYLVAASEIGYGGLKVVSMIPESTALEAVYVIVIKSVLFIMLLICITVFISVLSSTGLTAALKRLLAATQQVAQGNFDVEIPGQGRDEVGSLSAGFRLMAAEIKRLLSETAEKARMESELKTAQVVQSTLFPTGDLVHSDLEIRGFYQSASECGGDWWFYSEVGSKVYFWIGDATGHGVPAALVTSAAKSAAGILEKFPDLPLDRVMELFNSAIYGTSHGTVMMTFFLGCFDRDSMQFEYCNASHDPPFLMRPQEGKKLKKKDLTPLMEKIGKRLGETPDSQYEKVSIDLSPGDRIIFYTDGVTELNNSEGDMWGERQFARLILQSFNDGESLQDSMKTLGENIKSFRNGHPLHDDVTYFMFECAKNKQQAA from the coding sequence ATGAGCAATATATCTTTAAAGCTTAAGTTAATGATGATGCTGGTTTTACTAACCACCATAATGCTTGTGGTGTATGGATGGCTGGCCATTGTAGACTTTCGTCGTGACAAGATTGCCTACGTATTTGATGCCAATTTATCGCACAGTCGATCCACCGCCATTCAAATTCGCTCGGAGCTGGACTTTGCGGTAGACAAGATCAACTTTTATTTACGTGGTTTTAATTCGCAGAAAGTGACCTTTCACCCCTATGCTCAATCAATGTTTACAAGCGACAGTTTATTGCAGGGGCTTTGGGTGTTTCAACCAAATAGCCAATCTCAACAGTACGTCGAGGCGACAAAGATCCTCCAAGACGGCCTTCCCGTTACCACCGAACAACTTTCTGAGCCCTTTAACTTTCTGACTCAAGAGGCCTTAGCGAACAAGATTTCTCTTAGAATTCTACCTGAAGTCCCTGGTCATTGGCTACTCGGGTTACGTGTGGCATTGGCCGGGCAAGCGGAACCGGTCGTGGTTATATCTTACGTAAATAAGGGTGGGTTTATTGAATCCTTCGCCCAAGGCCAGATGCAGGATTCGTTTATTGTGCGAGACACCGCAGAGCGTGTGGTCTCCCCGATTCACTGGACCTATGATCTGCCAGAGTCGGCAGTGGATGGCGCCATTAATGCCATTTTAGATAAATTGGCCGGCCCTGAGGTAATTAGTACCTATCAAGCAAAAGGATCGAAAGAAAAATACCTGGTGGCCGCTTCTGAAATTGGATATGGGGGCCTAAAGGTTGTGTCGATGATTCCGGAGTCGACAGCGCTAGAGGCCGTTTATGTGATTGTGATTAAATCTGTGTTATTTATTATGTTACTCATCTGCATCACCGTCTTTATTAGTGTGTTGAGCTCCACGGGGCTGACTGCTGCACTCAAGCGATTATTAGCCGCGACTCAACAGGTGGCTCAAGGTAATTTTGATGTGGAAATTCCTGGCCAGGGCCGTGATGAGGTGGGTTCGCTATCTGCAGGTTTTCGATTGATGGCGGCTGAAATCAAGCGTCTACTCAGTGAGACGGCAGAAAAGGCTCGCATGGAGTCTGAGTTGAAAACAGCCCAGGTTGTTCAGTCTACACTCTTCCCGACCGGAGATCTTGTTCACAGTGACCTTGAGATTCGCGGGTTTTATCAGTCAGCCAGTGAATGCGGTGGCGACTGGTGGTTTTATAGTGAAGTGGGCAGCAAGGTTTATTTCTGGATTGGCGATGCCACTGGCCACGGAGTGCCAGCCGCTCTCGTGACCAGTGCTGCAAAAAGTGCGGCGGGCATTCTTGAAAAATTCCCCGACCTTCCGCTAGATCGAGTGATGGAACTGTTTAACTCAGCCATTTATGGAACTTCTCATGGTACCGTTATGATGACTTTCTTTTTGGGTTGTTTTGATCGAGACAGCATGCAATTTGAATACTGCAATGCCAGTCACGACCCTCCGTTTCTGATGAGGCCGCAAGAGGGCAAAAAGCTAAAGAAAAAAGACCTCACACCTTTGATGGAAAAAATAGGAAAACGCCTGGGTGAAACCCCGGACAGCCAATATGAAAAAGTAAGTATTGATCTATCCCCTGGGGATAGGATTATTTTTTATACAGATGGCGTCACAGAGCTCAATAACAGTGAGGGCGATATGTGGGGTGAACGTCAGTTTGCCCGCCTCATATTGCAGTCTTTTAACGACGGCGAGTCATTGCAGGACTCGATGAAGACCCTTGGCGAAAACATCAAGAGTTTTCGTAACGGCCACCCCCTCCATGACGATGTGACCTACTTTATGTTTGAGTGCGCAAAAAATAAGCAGCAAGCCGCCTAA
- a CDS encoding PilZ domain-containing protein has protein sequence MNKRPITLNILSWFLMFIALSFPVQAAVIYGIGFQDWQGVFYKISALNWMVTLTCLASIPVIFSASRGMLIAVPLMILAVGWNNYVVGSYGEDFNLTQTTWATIMFALGQGVVLSKDVIYLLQNPSQRRWLHSPRRQVTLPITVQPVRDKPMELKSFDLSETGAFLTLSGQGKTEFETGEQFSMRFSLGTLRQVKCDARVVRHNMASGKYPGGVGIEFVDMTRSDRQALRTYLDEVGQRPDHLT, from the coding sequence ATGAATAAGCGACCCATAACATTAAACATTCTCAGTTGGTTTTTGATGTTCATCGCTCTTTCGTTTCCCGTGCAAGCAGCCGTGATCTATGGCATAGGTTTTCAGGATTGGCAGGGCGTCTTCTATAAAATTTCTGCCCTTAACTGGATGGTCACCTTGACCTGCTTAGCGAGCATCCCTGTTATTTTCTCTGCCAGCCGGGGCATGCTGATCGCCGTCCCGCTCATGATATTGGCTGTGGGCTGGAACAATTATGTGGTGGGCTCTTATGGCGAAGATTTTAACCTTACGCAAACAACCTGGGCCACAATCATGTTCGCTCTGGGTCAAGGTGTGGTTTTGTCAAAAGATGTGATCTACCTATTGCAAAACCCCAGTCAACGCCGCTGGCTGCATAGCCCGCGCAGACAGGTGACTTTGCCCATAACCGTGCAGCCTGTTCGAGACAAACCTATGGAGCTGAAAAGCTTTGATTTGTCAGAAACAGGAGCCTTTCTAACTCTTTCGGGCCAAGGCAAGACCGAGTTCGAAACCGGCGAACAGTTTTCTATGCGTTTTTCTCTAGGAACGCTTCGGCAGGTGAAATGTGATGCGCGGGTTGTTCGGCACAATATGGCCTCAGGAAAATACCCTGGCGGTGTAGGAATTGAGTTCGTCGATATGACCCGAAGTGATCGACAGGCCCTCAGAACCTACCTCGATGAGGTGGGCCAACGCCCTGATCATCTTACTTAG
- a CDS encoding transglycosylase SLT domain-containing protein: MVKAWGTFSLLGLTLLVSGCVGPTTPFGALEGLALPKKNQSEMLSATNTGATEDTSDDEQIASLHPTVEFSPGRQILHRPIDFHVTVKDPESVPESAQLRVYYNGHNVTKTFLKQAIQSKTPDHKEWTFTFKKLPLLPSRNNHVRFIYARESKSELFFNDLKPPECLLYEDKDLVSTGQFSPPPSYLQSVVAWSSHHHINPALLAGLIAQESSFDPNAVSWAKAVGLTQVTNLADVEIAKKHPEWPRSERIKKYPASVVKTLIATNEISREEDWRLNPELSVRGGIAYLEYLNGYWTRPQNYSHLNDTFKSPNQRMTDVVLASYNSGAARVKKAIEENGKDYLDSPQLGEAKKYVNRINSLCYYFSTPQKDKL, translated from the coding sequence ATGGTTAAGGCGTGGGGAACATTTAGCCTTTTGGGCTTAACACTTTTAGTTTCAGGATGCGTGGGGCCGACCACACCGTTTGGTGCTCTTGAGGGCCTTGCTTTGCCCAAAAAAAATCAATCCGAGATGCTTAGTGCCACAAATACGGGAGCCACCGAGGACACCTCTGATGATGAACAGATCGCCTCGCTTCACCCCACTGTGGAATTTTCTCCAGGTCGACAGATTCTGCATCGACCGATAGATTTTCATGTCACAGTAAAAGATCCAGAGTCCGTACCAGAGTCAGCTCAACTGCGTGTCTATTACAACGGACATAACGTTACAAAAACATTTCTGAAACAGGCAATTCAATCAAAAACTCCAGACCACAAGGAGTGGACGTTTACTTTTAAAAAATTACCGCTACTCCCCAGTAGAAATAATCACGTAAGATTTATTTACGCTAGAGAGTCAAAATCCGAACTCTTTTTCAACGATCTAAAACCTCCTGAGTGTCTTTTGTATGAAGATAAAGACCTTGTTAGTACGGGGCAGTTTTCGCCACCGCCCAGCTACTTGCAATCTGTAGTGGCATGGTCGTCCCACCACCACATTAACCCGGCACTTTTAGCCGGCCTGATCGCGCAAGAATCCAGCTTTGATCCAAATGCGGTCAGTTGGGCAAAAGCCGTAGGGTTAACACAAGTCACTAATTTGGCAGATGTGGAAATTGCAAAGAAACACCCGGAGTGGCCCCGGTCTGAACGAATCAAGAAGTATCCGGCCAGTGTAGTTAAGACACTCATTGCGACTAATGAAATCTCCCGCGAAGAAGATTGGCGATTAAATCCTGAGTTGTCTGTTCGTGGCGGAATAGCCTACTTAGAATATTTGAACGGGTATTGGACGCGCCCTCAAAACTACAGCCACCTCAACGACACGTTTAAATCGCCCAACCAAAGAATGACCGATGTGGTCCTAGCCAGCTACAACTCGGGTGCCGCTCGTGTAAAGAAAGCTATCGAAGAAAATGGAAAAGATTATCTCGATTCTCCCCAGTTGGGAGAGGCTAAAAAGTATGTAAACAGGATCAATAGTCTTTGTTACTATTTTTCCACTCCGCAAAAGGATAAATTATGA
- a CDS encoding DUF2007 domain-containing protein — protein MKPLKRFSSQTEAQLCLCFLSEQGIEATIVGSHEYASIVTGSDLGAFDLMVHEDELERAKSLLETLDNPLEPKNISLVTDDHEDLGSAKFYRNRSFIFALLGLGVIPIVANLVSLINLKKLMQSDPKNLTNSPAIILTIVALNVVGLFIGLYLILLVAG, from the coding sequence ATGAAGCCTCTAAAACGCTTTAGCTCGCAAACCGAAGCCCAACTTTGTTTATGTTTTCTTTCTGAACAAGGCATAGAGGCCACCATTGTGGGCAGTCACGAATACGCCAGCATTGTAACCGGCAGTGATCTTGGCGCCTTTGATTTAATGGTCCACGAGGATGAGCTGGAACGCGCAAAAAGCCTTTTAGAGACTCTGGATAACCCGTTGGAGCCTAAAAACATAAGTCTCGTTACGGATGACCATGAAGATCTGGGGTCTGCAAAATTCTACCGAAATCGATCTTTCATTTTTGCCTTACTGGGCCTCGGCGTGATCCCCATTGTGGCAAACTTAGTGTCGCTCATTAATTTAAAAAAACTAATGCAATCAGATCCTAAAAATTTAACCAATAGCCCGGCAATCATTTTGACCATTGTCGCCCTGAACGTGGTGGGATTATTCATAGGGCTATACTTGATTTTGTTGGTCGCTGGTTAG
- a CDS encoding DUF4160 domain-containing protein, producing MPRICEFFGIVIRMYWFDTDKHKLPHFHAKYGEFKAVFDLEGKLIEGSLGNRADKLVAEWSELRRDEIHNAWKRAVNGEEIPWVRPIR from the coding sequence ATGCCAAGAATTTGTGAGTTTTTTGGAATTGTGATAAGGATGTACTGGTTTGACACTGATAAACACAAGCTACCCCACTTTCATGCCAAGTATGGAGAATTTAAGGCTGTTTTTGATTTGGAGGGGAAGCTGATCGAAGGAAGTTTAGGCAATAGGGCCGATAAATTAGTGGCGGAATGGTCTGAGTTGCGAAGAGATGAAATCCACAATGCCTGGAAAAGGGCAGTAAATGGTGAGGAGATTCCATGGGTAAGGCCGATCCGATAG
- a CDS encoding hemolysin III family protein, with protein MVYPVSVLGFADPFSSWSHLLAAGIFLFCGIFLIRRGRGNGPRIFALSVFVFASIFLFSMSGVYHLFPRFGSTTRMVMQRLDHAAIWLMIAGSFTPIHYILCRRWWRWGILAFVWIIAITGLVLKTVFFDDIPNWATTSLYIGLGWVGVLSFYKLKNVIGLSQMKWLVFGGLAYTVGAVMDLLNWPVIVTGYFQYHEIFHLLVVFAAASHWYFIYQWANHPVYDHFVVDVRERSSHEFRAHVIGEAIQVVADSKESLKNLIQKQFHDRFHHRYFPKTLSLRYVQEEVVSAPESSSQV; from the coding sequence ATGGTTTACCCAGTCTCAGTTCTTGGATTTGCAGATCCATTTAGCAGCTGGTCGCATCTTTTAGCTGCCGGTATTTTCTTGTTCTGCGGGATTTTTCTCATACGAAGAGGGCGAGGCAATGGGCCACGCATTTTCGCACTGTCAGTTTTTGTATTTGCCTCTATTTTTTTATTTTCAATGAGTGGCGTGTACCATTTGTTTCCGCGATTTGGCAGCACCACGCGAATGGTGATGCAGCGATTAGATCATGCCGCCATTTGGCTAATGATTGCCGGCAGTTTTACACCGATTCATTATATTCTTTGTCGAAGGTGGTGGCGCTGGGGAATTCTGGCTTTTGTTTGGATTATTGCGATCACGGGACTTGTTTTAAAAACCGTCTTCTTTGACGACATTCCAAACTGGGCGACGACCAGTCTTTATATTGGTCTTGGTTGGGTAGGGGTTCTTTCTTTTTACAAACTAAAAAACGTGATCGGCCTTTCACAGATGAAGTGGCTGGTATTTGGCGGCCTTGCCTATACTGTGGGCGCAGTGATGGACCTTTTAAATTGGCCCGTGATTGTCACCGGATATTTTCAGTATCATGAAATTTTTCATTTACTAGTTGTGTTTGCTGCCGCCAGCCACTGGTATTTTATTTATCAGTGGGCAAACCACCCGGTTTATGACCATTTTGTGGTGGATGTGAGAGAGCGATCAAGTCATGAGTTTCGGGCTCACGTCATCGGTGAAGCTATTCAAGTGGTGGCTGATTCAAAAGAAAGTTTAAAAAACCTCATTCAAAAACAGTTTCATGATCGCTTTCATCACAGGTATTTTCCGAAGACCTTGAGTCTTCGCTACGTCCAGGAAGAAGTGGTTTCGGCGCCGGAATCCTCGTCGCAGGTCTAG
- a CDS encoding 2-hydroxyacid dehydrogenase yields the protein MKVAVFDTHNYEKQTLLTAAKRQGFSLHFFEVRLNAETVKLASGFPAVCVFVNDRLSEEVLAELAGQGCQVIALRCAGFNNVDLKAAERHNLPLLRVPAYSPHAVAEFAVGLILTLNRKLHRAYHRVHDMDFRLDGLMGFDLYNKTVGVIGTGQIGKVFAQIMLGFGCHVVASDPDPDKDLIERGVNYVNLNDLFKTSDIISLHLPLNKNTQHIIDKEAIELMKPHVMLINTGRGGLIETRALIDALKANKIGSAGLDVYEEEEQVFFHDFSESIMPDDALARLITFPNVLVTSHQAFLTKEALTNIADTTIDNLSGFFAGKPLQNRVEISR from the coding sequence ATGAAGGTCGCTGTCTTTGATACCCACAATTATGAAAAGCAAACCCTATTGACGGCTGCAAAACGGCAGGGCTTCTCCTTACATTTTTTTGAAGTTCGATTAAATGCTGAAACTGTAAAATTGGCATCAGGGTTCCCGGCCGTATGTGTTTTTGTCAACGACCGGCTCTCAGAAGAAGTTTTAGCTGAACTCGCAGGGCAGGGGTGCCAAGTTATTGCCCTTCGTTGTGCGGGCTTTAATAATGTGGATTTAAAAGCAGCTGAACGGCACAACCTGCCCCTGCTGCGGGTGCCGGCCTACTCTCCCCACGCCGTGGCTGAGTTTGCAGTGGGCCTTATTTTAACACTCAATCGAAAACTCCACCGCGCCTATCACAGAGTGCATGACATGGACTTTCGACTTGATGGGCTTATGGGATTTGATCTCTACAACAAGACTGTGGGGGTCATTGGCACCGGTCAAATAGGGAAGGTGTTTGCACAAATCATGTTGGGTTTTGGCTGCCATGTGGTGGCCTCTGACCCTGATCCTGATAAAGACCTCATCGAGAGGGGCGTTAATTACGTGAATCTCAATGATCTTTTTAAAACATCTGACATCATTAGTCTGCACTTGCCTCTTAATAAAAATACGCAGCATATAATCGACAAGGAGGCCATTGAGCTAATGAAACCCCATGTAATGCTAATAAATACAGGGCGGGGAGGGCTTATCGAAACACGCGCTCTTATTGATGCGTTAAAAGCCAATAAAATTGGATCTGCAGGACTAGACGTTTACGAAGAAGAAGAGCAGGTGTTTTTTCATGACTTTTCAGAATCTATAATGCCCGATGACGCGCTGGCGCGGCTGATCACCTTCCCCAACGTATTGGTTACCTCCCATCAGGCCTTTTTAACTAAAGAGGCACTCACCAATATTGCTGATACAACCATTGATAATCTCAGTGGATTTTTTGCCGGCAAACCCCTTCAAAATAGAGTGGAAATTTCAAGATAA